A single Diceros bicornis minor isolate mBicDic1 chromosome 7, mDicBic1.mat.cur, whole genome shotgun sequence DNA region contains:
- the ADM gene encoding pro-adrenomedullin isoform X2, with amino-acid sequence MKLVPVALMYLGSLAFLGADTARLDVASEFRKKWNKWALSRGKRELRVSSSYPTGLADVKAGPAQTLILPQDVKGASRSPQASPDAARIRVKRYRQSMNNFQGLRSFGCRFGTCTVQKLAHQIYQFTDKDKDGVAPRSKISPQGYGRRRRRSLPEASPGRTLSFPEPQARGAPASRGQQVLATLLRI; translated from the exons ATGAAGCTGGTTCCCGTCGCCCTCATGTACCTGGGCTCGCTCGCCTTCTTAGGTGCCGACACCGCACGGCTAGACGTGGCGTCAGAGTTCCGAAAAAA ATGGAATAAGTGGGCGCTCAGTCGTGGAAAGAGGGAACTTCGGGTGTCCAGCAGCTACCCCACCGGGCTCGCGGACGTGAAGGCTGGGCCTGCCCAGACTCTCATTCTGCCCCAGGACGTGAAGGGCGCCTCTCGAAGCCCCCAGGCCAG TCCGGACGCTGCCCGCATCCGAGTCAAGCGCTACCGCCAGAGTATGAACAACTTCCAGGGCCTGCGGAGCTTTGGCTGTCGCTTCGGGACGTGCACGGTGCAGAAGCTGGCGCACCAGATCTACCAGTTCACAGACAAGGACAAGGACGGCGTCGCCCCCAGGAGCAAGATCAGCCCCCAGGGCTACGGCCGCCGGCGCCGGCGCTccctgcctgaggccagcccggGCCGGACTCTGTCGTTCCCGGAGCCACAGGCACGCGGAGCTCCGGCTTCCCGAGGGCAACAAGTGCTCGCCACCCTTCTTAGGATTTAG
- the ADM gene encoding pro-adrenomedullin isoform X1, with protein MKLVPVALMYLGSLAFLGADTARLDVASEFRKKWNKWALSRGKRELRVSSSYPTGLADVKAGPAQTLILPQDVKGASRSPQASSPDAARIRVKRYRQSMNNFQGLRSFGCRFGTCTVQKLAHQIYQFTDKDKDGVAPRSKISPQGYGRRRRRSLPEASPGRTLSFPEPQARGAPASRGQQVLATLLRI; from the exons ATGAAGCTGGTTCCCGTCGCCCTCATGTACCTGGGCTCGCTCGCCTTCTTAGGTGCCGACACCGCACGGCTAGACGTGGCGTCAGAGTTCCGAAAAAA ATGGAATAAGTGGGCGCTCAGTCGTGGAAAGAGGGAACTTCGGGTGTCCAGCAGCTACCCCACCGGGCTCGCGGACGTGAAGGCTGGGCCTGCCCAGACTCTCATTCTGCCCCAGGACGTGAAGGGCGCCTCTCGAAGCCCCCAGGCCAG CAGTCCGGACGCTGCCCGCATCCGAGTCAAGCGCTACCGCCAGAGTATGAACAACTTCCAGGGCCTGCGGAGCTTTGGCTGTCGCTTCGGGACGTGCACGGTGCAGAAGCTGGCGCACCAGATCTACCAGTTCACAGACAAGGACAAGGACGGCGTCGCCCCCAGGAGCAAGATCAGCCCCCAGGGCTACGGCCGCCGGCGCCGGCGCTccctgcctgaggccagcccggGCCGGACTCTGTCGTTCCCGGAGCCACAGGCACGCGGAGCTCCGGCTTCCCGAGGGCAACAAGTGCTCGCCACCCTTCTTAGGATTTAG